From Aricia agestis chromosome 11, ilAriAges1.1, whole genome shotgun sequence, a single genomic window includes:
- the LOC121731713 gene encoding CD63 antigen-like isoform X2, translating into MGCGTSFVKYVLFFFNLVVALGGLAIVGIGVAVLLQWSVMVTELKHYLTVAPWVFIIIGAVMFVIAFFGCCGAIRESHCMVVTYAIFLLVVIIVQVVLGVLLFTYSDSIKTSLVKVVDSTYDKRSTDTAYATIFNNIQQQLVCCGKYGAADYGIGTLNLDKSCCSNPGAVSKLIGGQCTIADANDVGCSTRVADLYEKWNKTIAGVAIGVACVEVVGALFALCLANSIRNMDRRYA; encoded by the exons TTGGGTGGTCTCGCGATCGTCGGTATCGGCGTGGCCGTGCTGCTACAATGGTCGGTGATGGTCACCGAACTCAAACACTACCTCACCGTCGCCCCGTGGGTTTTCATCATCATCGGAGCTGTTATGTTCGTCATCGCCTTCTTCGGATGCTGCGGAGCGATACGGGAGAGCCACTGCATGGTTGTCACG TACGCTATCTTCCTGCTAGTGGTGATCATCGTGCAAGTGGTCCTCGGTGTTCTTCTGTTCACATACTCCGACTCCATCAAGACCAGTCTCGTCAAGGTGGTAGATTCGACCTACGACAAGCGATCGACCGACACCGCGTATGCGACCATCTTCAACAATATCCAACAGCAG CTGGTCTGCTGCGGTAAATACGGCGCGGCTGACTACGGCATCGGCACCCTCAACCTGGACAAGTCCTGCTGCTCCAACCCCGGTGCTGTCAGCAAGCTCATCGGTGGCCAGTGCACCATCGCCGACGCCAACGACGTCGGCTGCAGCACCCGCGTCGCTGATCTCTACGAGAAGTGGAACAAGACCATCGCTGGTGTTGCTATTGGTGTGGCGTGTGTTGAG GTTGTAGGCGCCCTCTTCGCCCTGTGCCTAGCCAACTCCATAAGGAACATGGACAGAAG GTACGCTTGA
- the LOC121731713 gene encoding CD63 antigen-like isoform X1, with protein sequence MGCGTSFVKYVLFFFNLVVALGGLAIVGIGVAVLLQWSVMVTELKHYLTVAPWVFIIIGAVMFVIAFFGCCGAIRESHCMVVTYAIFLLVVIIVQVVLGVLLFTYSDSIKTSLVKVVDSTYDKRSTDTAYATIFNNIQQQLVCCGKYGAADYGIGTLNLDKSCCSNPGAVSKLIGGQCTIADANDVGCSTRVADLYEKWNKTIAGVAIGVACVEVVGALFALCLANSIRNMDRRSRY encoded by the exons TTGGGTGGTCTCGCGATCGTCGGTATCGGCGTGGCCGTGCTGCTACAATGGTCGGTGATGGTCACCGAACTCAAACACTACCTCACCGTCGCCCCGTGGGTTTTCATCATCATCGGAGCTGTTATGTTCGTCATCGCCTTCTTCGGATGCTGCGGAGCGATACGGGAGAGCCACTGCATGGTTGTCACG TACGCTATCTTCCTGCTAGTGGTGATCATCGTGCAAGTGGTCCTCGGTGTTCTTCTGTTCACATACTCCGACTCCATCAAGACCAGTCTCGTCAAGGTGGTAGATTCGACCTACGACAAGCGATCGACCGACACCGCGTATGCGACCATCTTCAACAATATCCAACAGCAG CTGGTCTGCTGCGGTAAATACGGCGCGGCTGACTACGGCATCGGCACCCTCAACCTGGACAAGTCCTGCTGCTCCAACCCCGGTGCTGTCAGCAAGCTCATCGGTGGCCAGTGCACCATCGCCGACGCCAACGACGTCGGCTGCAGCACCCGCGTCGCTGATCTCTACGAGAAGTGGAACAAGACCATCGCTGGTGTTGCTATTGGTGTGGCGTGTGTTGAG GTTGTAGGCGCCCTCTTCGCCCTGTGCCTAGCCAACTCCATAAGGAACATGGACAGAAGGTCTCGCTACTAA